One Sediminicola sp. YIK13 DNA segment encodes these proteins:
- a CDS encoding methyltransferase, with protein METSTKTTISPSRIIETGMGFWASKTLLTAVNLGLFTHLAKGALTAKEIKEQLELNGRSLYDFLDALVALGFLHRKGLEQTAVYSNTAETDLYLDKSKATYIGGMLEMGNNRLYPFWNNLEDALKTGLPQNEVKNGNMPFFEVLYSNEKRLRQFISAMGGFQMGNFISFAKTFDFSNYKTLCDIGGAGCELSMQVSTHHPHMECISFDLPKVSEIAQEKLEEMDYSPRIKIVSGNFFNEDFPSVDVITMGNILHDWGTRDKKLLISKAYQALPKGGALVVLENLIDDERKENVFGLLMSLNMLIETYEGYDFTATKFKRWAKDAGFQKTEVIPLNGPTSAAIAYK; from the coding sequence ATGGAAACCAGCACAAAGACTACAATAAGCCCCTCTAGAATCATAGAAACCGGAATGGGGTTTTGGGCATCAAAAACGCTTTTGACAGCAGTTAATCTTGGGCTGTTTACACATTTGGCCAAGGGGGCGCTAACCGCAAAGGAAATAAAGGAACAATTGGAATTGAACGGAAGAAGCCTTTATGACTTTTTGGATGCCTTGGTGGCCCTTGGGTTCTTACATAGAAAAGGATTGGAGCAGACTGCAGTATACAGTAATACCGCGGAGACCGACCTATATCTTGACAAGAGCAAAGCCACGTATATAGGGGGCATGTTGGAAATGGGGAACAACAGACTTTATCCTTTTTGGAATAATCTGGAGGATGCCTTAAAAACGGGACTGCCCCAAAATGAGGTAAAAAATGGAAATATGCCATTTTTTGAGGTCTTGTATTCCAATGAAAAAAGACTGCGACAGTTTATAAGTGCAATGGGGGGGTTTCAGATGGGAAATTTTATCTCTTTTGCCAAAACTTTTGATTTTTCAAATTATAAAACACTTTGTGATATTGGGGGGGCAGGATGCGAATTATCTATGCAGGTTTCTACCCACCACCCCCATATGGAATGTATTTCTTTTGACTTGCCCAAGGTATCGGAAATTGCACAAGAGAAATTAGAGGAGATGGACTATTCCCCAAGAATAAAGATAGTTTCCGGCAACTTTTTTAATGAAGATTTTCCAAGTGTTGATGTGATCACCATGGGAAACATTCTTCATGACTGGGGAACTAGGGATAAAAAACTATTGATTTCCAAAGCGTACCAAGCCCTGCCCAAAGGAGGGGCATTGGTGGTATTGGAGAACCTAATCGACGATGAGAGGAAAGAAAATGTATTTGGACTTTTAATGTCTTTGAACATGCTCATTGAAACTTATGAGGGATATGATTTTACTGCAACCAAATTTAAAAGATGGGCCAAGGATGCCGGCTTTCAAAAAACCGAGGTAATACCCTTAAACGGTCCTACAAGCGCTGCTATTGCATATAAATAA
- a CDS encoding nuclear transport factor 2 family protein, which translates to MKKIITIGIIAILFITCQSKGPERYSTTGSEIDLVKELIQKYEAGDWDNWITHYADTAKIHHNTWEEISTSPKETMENLKANLSNLSSYQFDDDPIYYEKVLTDEGKTWVNFWGKWRGVIAANGKEITIPVHLSINIEDGKIQEEFGMYDLTTLTMEMNALNNMTADEKTVLSSIQKVVEAWNKNDKALFGSISVKDFIRNGNGLRVANNPEEYGAFMDLYHNAFPDFKVVADNTVIMGNTAYINWTVTGTNTGEFMDNPGTNKKIKAHGLSVWTFNPEGKVVQENAFSDNLEVYRQLGYTMPTPQ; encoded by the coding sequence ATGAAAAAAATAATCACTATTGGGATCATAGCCATCCTTTTTATCACATGCCAGAGTAAAGGGCCCGAACGATATTCGACCACAGGATCCGAAATAGACCTGGTCAAGGAACTAATTCAAAAATATGAAGCTGGGGACTGGGATAATTGGATCACCCATTATGCAGATACCGCAAAGATACACCATAATACTTGGGAAGAAATTTCTACCTCCCCAAAAGAAACCATGGAAAATCTTAAAGCAAACCTCTCTAATCTCTCGTCCTATCAATTTGATGATGACCCAATTTACTATGAAAAAGTGCTCACGGATGAAGGCAAGACATGGGTTAATTTTTGGGGCAAATGGAGGGGAGTTATAGCAGCCAACGGAAAAGAGATTACAATCCCGGTACATTTGAGCATCAATATAGAAGATGGAAAAATACAAGAAGAGTTTGGAATGTACGACCTGACCACCCTTACCATGGAAATGAATGCGCTGAACAATATGACCGCCGATGAAAAAACAGTGTTATCCTCCATTCAAAAAGTGGTTGAAGCTTGGAATAAAAATGACAAAGCACTTTTTGGATCCATTTCGGTCAAAGATTTCATAAGGAATGGGAACGGACTTCGCGTAGCGAATAATCCCGAGGAATACGGAGCTTTTATGGATCTCTACCATAATGCTTTCCCAGATTTTAAAGTCGTAGCAGACAACACCGTCATTATGGGAAATACGGCCTATATAAATTGGACCGTAACCGGAACCAATACAGGAGAATTTATGGACAATCCCGGAACGAATAAAAAAATAAAAGCACATGGGTTAAGCGTCTGGACTTTTAACCCAGAAGGTAAAGTTGTCCAAGAAAATGCATTCTCGGATAATTTAGAAGTATATAGACAATTGGGTTATACAATGCCGACACCCCAATAA
- a CDS encoding DUF2452 domain-containing protein, giving the protein MGTTKKPDQIVFNKEDQRYDAALKPYATGVGAPKITATDTVAWKNKNIHKVNHQINTKYVELKAAYDEMMEQFEYNNLIYGARFNFEPVVGETYHLYRDKKEEPFLSVIAPHECNFDYVGSFRLNAEQMWEKINLVQENKKTR; this is encoded by the coding sequence ATGGGCACTACTAAAAAACCAGATCAAATTGTTTTTAACAAGGAAGACCAGCGCTATGATGCTGCTTTAAAACCTTATGCCACAGGAGTGGGGGCCCCTAAGATTACCGCCACGGACACTGTAGCTTGGAAAAATAAGAACATTCACAAGGTCAACCATCAAATCAACACCAAATATGTTGAGCTAAAGGCGGCATATGATGAGATGATGGAGCAGTTTGAGTATAATAATTTAATTTATGGGGCCCGGTTTAATTTTGAGCCCGTAGTGGGTGAAACATATCATTTATATAGGGATAAGAAGGAAGAACCTTTTTTATCCGTAATTGCTCCTCACGAATGTAATTTTGATTATGTGGGCAGTTTTAGGCTGAATGCAGAGCAAATGTGGGAGAAAATCAACTTGGTTCAAGAAAATAAAAAAACAAGATGA
- a CDS encoding ester cyclase, which translates to MKALLTFCLLSLFLGYSCNGIAEQMEKERKQTEQLVQNNIETYINSCWNQNDGGALEAITDATFIRSLNGIKVVATQKEMQAHINVFAKGFPNMKVSLENMSLKEDKVFLKWHFTGLNSGIYGECAPTDKNVKISGLSQLTFNTNGILLREETYFNELSLMQQLGYNLSPPEQKTTINQPK; encoded by the coding sequence ATGAAAGCACTGCTCACTTTTTGCCTGTTATCACTTTTTCTGGGTTATTCCTGTAACGGGATTGCCGAGCAAATGGAGAAGGAAAGGAAGCAAACCGAGCAGCTAGTTCAAAACAATATTGAGACCTATATAAACTCTTGTTGGAACCAAAATGATGGAGGTGCCCTTGAGGCGATTACCGACGCTACATTCATCCGCTCCTTAAACGGCATAAAGGTGGTAGCCACGCAAAAAGAGATGCAAGCACATATTAATGTATTTGCCAAAGGATTCCCCAATATGAAGGTTTCTTTGGAAAATATGTCCCTCAAAGAGGATAAGGTCTTTTTGAAATGGCATTTTACGGGACTCAATTCTGGAATTTATGGTGAATGTGCGCCCACCGACAAAAACGTTAAAATAAGCGGGTTAAGCCAACTTACGTTTAATACCAATGGGATCCTGTTAAGGGAAGAAACCTATTTCAACGAGTTGAGCCTTATGCAACAATTGGGCTATAATTTGAGTCCACCTGAGCAAAAAACAACTATTAATCAACCTAAATAA
- a CDS encoding glutathione peroxidase encodes MHPLKSLAKKLVMNTSPMDINIPKESPSVYTVKLNALNGNPIHLENFKGKKVLLVNVASKCGYTKQYRPLQKLQDTYKDQLVVIGCPCNQFGSQEPGNAEQIQKFCELNYGVDFLMTEKLEVKGKQQHQLYQWLTRKDRNGKKSSTVKWNFQKYLLDERGRLLETFESSVDPMSSKIIDFLK; translated from the coding sequence ATGCACCCCTTAAAATCTTTGGCCAAGAAATTGGTAATGAATACATCTCCAATGGATATCAATATACCAAAGGAGTCTCCCTCTGTGTATACGGTTAAATTAAACGCCCTTAATGGCAATCCCATTCATTTGGAAAATTTTAAGGGAAAAAAGGTGCTCCTTGTAAATGTGGCCTCCAAATGCGGGTATACCAAACAATATAGACCACTGCAAAAACTTCAGGATACATATAAAGATCAACTAGTGGTCATCGGGTGTCCCTGTAACCAATTTGGCTCGCAGGAGCCGGGAAACGCTGAGCAGATTCAAAAGTTTTGTGAACTGAATTATGGAGTGGATTTCTTAATGACGGAGAAGTTGGAGGTCAAAGGAAAGCAACAACACCAGCTATACCAATGGTTGACTAGAAAAGATAGGAACGGAAAGAAAAGTTCCACGGTTAAATGGAATTTTCAAAAATACCTGTTGGATGAAAGAGGTAGGCTATTGGAAACATTTGAATCATCCGTAGACCCTATGAGTTCAAAAATCATCGATTTTTTAAAGTAA
- a CDS encoding nucleoside deaminase: MTERDEYFMRRAIALSAEGMNANAGGPFGAVIVKNDEIIAEGYNRVTSTNDPTAHAEVVAIRLACEKLGTFQLDDCTIYTSCEPCPMCLGAIYWARPKQVFFACDREDAAAIKFDDQFIYDELKKDMGDREIKFVSLLRKEGVKVFEQWAHKTNKTAY, encoded by the coding sequence ATGACAGAGAGGGACGAATATTTTATGCGCAGGGCCATTGCCTTATCTGCAGAAGGGATGAATGCCAATGCCGGCGGACCTTTTGGAGCGGTCATTGTAAAAAATGATGAGATCATTGCTGAAGGTTACAATAGGGTGACCTCAACAAATGACCCCACCGCCCATGCCGAGGTCGTGGCCATCAGGCTCGCCTGTGAAAAATTAGGGACCTTTCAATTGGACGATTGTACCATATATACTTCATGTGAACCTTGCCCCATGTGTTTGGGAGCCATATATTGGGCCCGTCCCAAACAGGTGTTTTTTGCATGTGACCGTGAGGATGCCGCAGCTATAAAGTTCGATGACCAGTTCATTTATGACGAGTTAAAAAAAGACATGGGAGACCGAGAGATCAAATTTGTCAGCCTACTGCGAAAAGAAGGGGTGAAAGTTTTTGAGCAGTGGGCTCATAAGACAAACAAAACAGCTTACTAA
- a CDS encoding TIGR03643 family protein, with product MRTTFNERELDRIIEMAWEDRTPFEAIEFQFEIPEKEVIKLMRTNLKEGSFKRWRKRVNSGVSQKHLKKRNPEISRFKCSRQKAISGNKISKR from the coding sequence ATGAGAACAACGTTTAACGAAAGGGAATTAGATAGGATCATAGAAATGGCATGGGAAGACCGCACGCCCTTTGAGGCTATCGAATTTCAATTTGAAATTCCAGAAAAGGAAGTCATAAAATTGATGCGTACCAATCTTAAGGAAGGAAGTTTTAAGCGCTGGCGGAAGAGGGTCAATAGCGGGGTGAGCCAGAAGCATCTCAAGAAGCGTAATCCTGAGATTAGCAGGTTCAAGTGTTCCCGTCAAAAGGCGATCTCGGGGAACAAAATCAGCAAAAGATAA
- a CDS encoding YkgJ family cysteine cluster protein yields MTIESRVLAVEALYDQLEKEISGFQSHTKLHCITGCGKCCTKPDIDASPLEFLPWAFHLFLSGKAEETLEALKERSAAQCFLYNPVSLLSDNNGSCGQYKYRGLICRLFGYGASRDKMGQLRLATCKIIKEGQHENYQKASQDISNGLQVPIFMDYYMNLSQIDFRMGNIIVPINRALILAIEEVLQYYAYRPFPGGLKITA; encoded by the coding sequence ATGACCATAGAAAGTAGGGTATTGGCAGTGGAAGCATTGTACGATCAACTTGAAAAGGAGATTTCAGGATTCCAATCCCACACCAAACTCCATTGTATCACTGGCTGCGGAAAATGTTGCACCAAACCGGACATTGATGCTTCCCCTCTGGAATTTCTGCCATGGGCATTTCATCTTTTTTTATCGGGAAAAGCAGAAGAAACCTTGGAAGCCTTGAAAGAGCGCTCCGCTGCCCAGTGTTTTTTATACAACCCCGTTTCACTTTTAAGTGATAATAATGGTAGTTGTGGCCAGTACAAATACCGCGGATTGATCTGTCGTCTTTTTGGTTATGGCGCCAGTAGGGATAAGATGGGACAGTTGCGCCTGGCAACCTGCAAAATAATCAAGGAGGGGCAACACGAAAACTATCAAAAAGCTTCTCAAGATATATCCAATGGGTTGCAAGTACCCATTTTTATGGACTACTATATGAATCTTTCACAAATCGACTTTAGAATGGGGAACATCATTGTTCCCATTAACCGAGCTTTAATATTGGCCATTGAAGAGGTCTTACAATATTACGCCTACCGCCCATTTCCTGGTGGACTTAAAATTACGGCATAA
- a CDS encoding Lacal_2735 family protein, translating into MFGLFKKKSEKEVLQEKYQKLMKEAHALSTTNRKQSDEKVFEAEEIMKQLEQLD; encoded by the coding sequence ATGTTCGGATTATTCAAAAAAAAATCAGAAAAAGAAGTTCTTCAGGAAAAATATCAAAAACTAATGAAGGAGGCACATGCCCTTTCCACCACTAACCGAAAGCAAAGTGATGAAAAAGTATTTGAGGCCGAAGAAATTATGAAGCAATTGGAACAATTAGATTGA
- a CDS encoding chloramphenicol acetyltransferase — protein sequence METYLDLENWDRKDHFHFFNGFEEPFWGITVDIDCSIAYTKAKESKVSFFLWYLHKSIMAINQIPEFKYRIDDQNRVVIHDTICASATIQRPNGTFGFSYIDYCQEFETFKEEAQKEIKRVQNAKDLMPATNSDAVVHYSSLPWLKFTSFSHARRFSTRDSVPKISFGKMTETDGIKTMPVSIHVHHGLVDGIHMGRYVEHFQQLMNEQ from the coding sequence ATGGAAACATATTTGGACTTGGAGAACTGGGACAGAAAGGATCACTTCCATTTTTTTAACGGATTTGAAGAGCCATTTTGGGGGATAACGGTGGATATTGACTGTTCCATTGCCTATACCAAGGCGAAAGAATCAAAGGTTTCCTTCTTTCTGTGGTATTTGCACAAATCCATCATGGCCATCAACCAAATCCCTGAATTTAAATACCGCATTGATGATCAGAACAGGGTAGTGATCCATGATACCATATGCGCCTCCGCCACTATTCAAAGACCAAACGGAACTTTTGGTTTTAGTTATATTGATTATTGCCAGGAATTTGAGACCTTTAAAGAAGAAGCTCAAAAAGAAATAAAAAGGGTACAAAATGCCAAAGATTTAATGCCAGCCACTAACTCTGACGCAGTTGTACATTATTCCTCTTTGCCCTGGTTGAAATTCACCTCATTCTCCCATGCCAGAAGATTTTCCACAAGGGACAGTGTTCCCAAAATATCTTTTGGCAAAATGACGGAGACCGATGGTATAAAAACTATGCCCGTCTCCATACATGTGCATCACGGCCTAGTTGACGGAATTCATATGGGCCGATATGTGGAACACTTTCAACAGCTCATGAATGAACAATAG
- a CDS encoding DUF4174 domain-containing protein, with amino-acid sequence MNNEKLTQQSSKGIYLAIILFLHMVIGVNLLQAQEPSSFQWKNRLVLILVNDLSEEVYIKQLAELNAHKKGLEERKLIVYHIQPHRYTVGLAGQSWQHSKRLYKKYKKTKATFEIILVGLDGGNKLHRIKFLGCKELFNTIDAMPMRRLEKH; translated from the coding sequence ATGAACAATGAAAAATTAACTCAACAGTCAAGCAAAGGAATATATTTGGCCATAATACTGTTTCTCCACATGGTCATTGGCGTAAACCTCCTTCAGGCCCAAGAGCCATCATCCTTTCAATGGAAAAATAGGTTAGTATTGATCCTAGTGAACGATCTATCAGAAGAGGTTTATATAAAACAGCTGGCCGAATTAAATGCCCATAAAAAAGGATTGGAAGAGCGAAAACTAATAGTGTACCACATACAACCCCATAGGTATACGGTTGGCTTGGCAGGCCAAAGTTGGCAGCACTCAAAACGGCTGTATAAAAAATATAAGAAAACAAAAGCGACATTCGAGATCATTTTGGTGGGTTTGGATGGCGGCAATAAACTTCATAGAATAAAGTTTTTGGGGTGTAAAGAATTGTTCAACACCATAGATGCCATGCCCATGAGAAGATTGGAAAAACATTAA
- a CDS encoding sensor histidine kinase yields MKKAIQKLICITVLAIGSNALCQGQIFDFNKEEPYQQIFVATDNFGSSYLHVLEEGLTSITNDTLKLEVINDLAYYWHTRNLNTALEFSEKGILLAKGLGNTLWEGRLQMTQGAILLRMERLNRAEQLLLEAKTKVKKEDLPFLNTQLGYVYERRGDLGKAAEFAMETMTLGEALNDKWAIAQAYCDLSNIFWKQSKFMIGLQHGLKSVRLFKERGINDLDYGFALYVVGNNYLGTANYERALEYYKQSNVIGERYGFYNNLADVYISLIDLYAYLGKFDEADEAGSSAIKYAKLLDNQFLLMRSWLSLGKLQILEGKYISAIESLERCLVIATDEFGDIFYLSQAYEALGRAHAGNHNYQKAYGAFEQYDKLEKEIFTAEADQRISLLQTQYDVAQKENTIQLQETRLIQQNIRQVFMTITIVLFMMFLAMGYVAFKNNRRKNKRLQEQNLEKEYLLKEVHHRVKNNLEIISSLLALQASQLKSNTLTAAMQEIQNRVYSMSMIHKRLYQDRNLAAIDMYDYFKDLGTHVLESFGAENRIQINYGIKNIELDMDTAVPIGLIVNELLTNSFKYAFPNNRKGVIELTMERENSGLMVLSVADDGVGQKQEEHAKNKGFGKQMIDLLVHQLDGQLTYENTKGIKATLKFKWQHP; encoded by the coding sequence ATGAAAAAAGCCATTCAAAAATTGATATGTATCACGGTGCTGGCCATTGGAAGCAATGCGCTCTGCCAGGGGCAAATCTTTGATTTTAACAAAGAAGAACCTTATCAACAAATTTTTGTAGCAACGGATAACTTCGGGAGCTCCTACCTCCATGTTCTGGAGGAGGGACTTACATCCATCACTAATGACACGCTAAAACTGGAGGTAATTAACGATCTGGCGTATTATTGGCACACCCGCAACTTAAACACAGCTTTGGAATTTAGCGAAAAGGGCATCCTGCTTGCAAAAGGGTTGGGAAATACCCTTTGGGAAGGAAGGTTACAGATGACCCAAGGGGCTATTTTGCTTAGAATGGAGCGTTTGAATAGGGCGGAACAGCTACTACTTGAGGCAAAAACCAAGGTAAAAAAAGAAGACCTGCCCTTTTTAAACACCCAACTGGGATATGTTTATGAGCGTAGGGGAGATTTGGGGAAGGCGGCGGAATTTGCCATGGAAACGATGACCCTTGGAGAAGCCCTAAACGACAAATGGGCAATTGCCCAAGCCTACTGTGACTTGAGCAACATATTTTGGAAACAATCAAAATTTATGATTGGATTACAACACGGGCTTAAATCGGTTCGATTATTTAAGGAAAGGGGAATCAATGATCTCGATTATGGTTTTGCCCTTTATGTGGTGGGAAATAACTATTTGGGGACGGCAAACTATGAAAGGGCGTTGGAATATTATAAGCAATCCAACGTAATAGGGGAACGCTATGGTTTCTACAACAATCTGGCAGATGTCTATATTTCCCTGATAGATCTTTATGCCTATCTGGGGAAATTTGATGAAGCAGATGAGGCAGGCAGTTCGGCCATTAAATACGCTAAACTTTTGGACAATCAGTTTTTACTGATGCGCTCATGGCTGTCTCTTGGTAAACTTCAAATATTGGAGGGTAAATATATCTCGGCTATTGAAAGTCTGGAACGATGTTTAGTTATCGCAACGGATGAATTTGGAGATATTTTCTATCTCAGCCAGGCTTATGAGGCATTGGGCAGGGCGCATGCCGGAAACCACAATTACCAAAAGGCATATGGAGCCTTTGAGCAGTACGACAAACTGGAAAAAGAGATTTTTACAGCCGAGGCCGATCAACGAATTTCCCTGCTCCAAACACAATATGATGTGGCCCAAAAGGAAAATACGATTCAGTTACAGGAAACCAGACTGATCCAACAAAACATCAGACAGGTGTTTATGACCATTACCATTGTCCTCTTTATGATGTTTTTGGCTATGGGCTATGTGGCCTTCAAAAATAACAGAAGAAAAAATAAAAGGCTGCAAGAACAAAATTTGGAAAAGGAGTATCTGTTGAAGGAAGTGCACCACAGGGTCAAAAACAATTTGGAGATTATATCCAGTCTCTTAGCGCTTCAAGCTTCACAGTTAAAGAGCAATACCCTGACCGCTGCTATGCAAGAAATACAGAATAGGGTATATTCCATGAGCATGATCCACAAGCGGTTATACCAGGATAGGAATTTGGCTGCTATTGATATGTACGATTATTTTAAAGATCTTGGAACCCATGTGCTGGAATCGTTCGGGGCTGAAAACAGGATCCAAATCAACTATGGAATTAAAAACATAGAACTAGATATGGATACGGCCGTACCTATAGGCCTTATCGTGAATGAATTGTTGACCAACAGCTTTAAGTATGCTTTTCCAAACAACAGAAAAGGGGTGATAGAATTGACCATGGAGCGTGAAAATAGTGGTCTAATGGTCTTGAGCGTCGCCGATGACGGGGTGGGCCAAAAACAAGAAGAACATGCCAAAAACAAAGGATTTGGGAAGCAAATGATCGATTTGCTTGTACATCAATTAGACGGACAACTTACCTATGAAAATACCAAAGGAATAAAGGCCACCCTAAAATTTAAGTGGCAACATCCTTAA
- a CDS encoding LytR/AlgR family response regulator transcription factor, with the protein MGENIKIVIVEDEMLIAANISLQLQNLGYEIGGVFPRGEEALAHLKEHSADIVLLDIQLKGDLDGIETAAKIKELYKLPVIFLTANTDDAHFNRAKETHPHAFISKPFKKLDLQHAIELTAENHLHSTNTDHSLPTAASSTIVLEDRIFVRHHEKMVKIIIKDIQYIEAERNYSRIYCCDKSFLLVITLKDLDKKLPQEHFMRIHRSYVINLSQVDEVANSHVVIAKKAVPLSKAFRKNFMERLQTI; encoded by the coding sequence ATGGGGGAAAACATAAAAATTGTTATAGTAGAAGATGAGATGCTGATAGCAGCAAACATCTCCTTGCAACTGCAAAATTTGGGATACGAAATAGGGGGCGTTTTCCCTAGGGGAGAAGAGGCTTTAGCCCACCTAAAAGAACATTCTGCAGATATTGTTTTACTGGATATTCAATTAAAAGGCGACTTGGACGGTATTGAAACGGCTGCAAAAATTAAGGAGCTATATAAGCTTCCCGTCATCTTTCTGACTGCCAATACAGATGATGCGCATTTCAATAGAGCAAAAGAAACCCATCCGCACGCCTTTATCTCCAAACCCTTTAAAAAATTAGATTTACAGCACGCCATAGAACTGACTGCCGAAAACCATCTGCACTCTACAAATACCGATCACTCTTTACCCACAGCCGCGAGTTCCACTATTGTCTTGGAAGACCGTATTTTTGTGAGGCACCATGAAAAAATGGTGAAAATTATAATCAAGGACATCCAGTATATAGAGGCCGAAAGAAACTATTCCAGAATCTATTGCTGTGATAAATCCTTCTTATTGGTCATTACATTAAAGGACTTGGATAAAAAGCTGCCACAGGAACACTTTATGCGTATTCATAGATCGTACGTCATCAATCTGTCCCAGGTAGATGAAGTAGCCAATTCCCATGTGGTCATTGCCAAAAAAGCAGTACCCTTGAGCAAAGCATTCCGGAAAAATTTTATGGAACGGCTACAGACCATTTAA
- a CDS encoding cold-shock protein: MGKGTVKFFNESKGFGFIVEDGSKKEHFVHISGLIDEIREGDEVEFELKEGKKGMNAVNVTVL, from the coding sequence ATGGGTAAAGGCACAGTTAAATTCTTCAACGAATCCAAGGGATTTGGTTTCATCGTTGAGGATGGTTCAAAAAAGGAACACTTCGTTCACATTTCGGGATTAATCGATGAAATCCGCGAAGGAGATGAGGTAGAATTTGAGCTTAAGGAAGGAAAAAAAGGAATGAATGCAGTAAACGTAACGGTATTATAA